gatattcatagtccatttataatgatataaaaggctaaaactaataaaatcccaaaagtcgaaaaaacggcaatatctagcgtattagatCCTTCTGAAAGAACCGTCGAGAACTcccctttttttgcttttaaatgataattatgatgattttaccattaattcaggtaattatgattttcatgataattcctttattattaacactaaagattataatactgatgataatgtcaataataataatgattataataaaatgataattataatgataatttttataattactacaataatagcaataattaattcaattctaataattttcatactaataatgacatagCAATAAatacaatgtcattatcattgttattataatgagtattattgtcatttatatttctaaaattatcattattgttattaccattataaaaatagttataattatgaaaatcatagtaataattagcataataatcattataactgcaatataaaaatcattataactgcattatcgtcatgataataataatcatgacgataatgactataataataatcataaaaataatgacaataatggtgacaatgattataatgataatcagagagtccatgtataatgaaataaaggctaaaactaataaaatcacaaaagtcgaaaaacggcaaaatatagcgtattacagcctgttgagagaaaggtcgataaaaccctttttcgattttaaatgataattatgatgattttttattaattcagttaattattatgattttcatgataattcctttattattaacaataatgatgatgattatgatgataatgaatagagtatcaataataataaaaagataattataatgttagttttcataattactgtaataattgcaataattaattatattctaataattttcataataataatgaaaatagaaataataataatatcattatcatttttattataatgagtattattgtcattattatttctaaaattatcatcattgttattatcattataaaaatagttataatgatgaaaatgaaagtaataattaggataataatcattataactgcaataatgttaacgataataatgataatcataacaataatgactataatgatgataatcataaaaataatgacaataatgatgataataatgataataataatcatagtgtccatttattatgaaataaaggctaaaactaataaaatcccaaaagtcaaaaaacgcCAAAATTTAGCGTTTtgcaaccttttgagagaaaggtcgaaaaaaacattttctcctttaaatgataattatgatgatttattattaacaataatcataatttaatgttaatgaaaatattaataatgataataataatgagattataattatgatgataatttcgataattacttcaataaaagcaatgattaactctattctaataattttcatactaataatgacaatagaaataataataatatcattattatattataattattatttctaaaattatcattattgttattatcattataaaaatagttataatgatgaaaatgacagcaataattagcataataatcattataactgtaattatgataatgataataataaccatgacgataatgactataatgatgataatcataagaataattacaataatgatgatgatgataataataataatcatagtgtccatttataatgaaataaaggctaaaactaataaaatcccaaaagtcgaaaaaacggcaaaatctagcgtattacatccttctCAGAAAAAGGTCGAAAATACCCCTTTTTAgcttttaattgataattatgatgattttaacattaattcaggtaattatgatgatattcattcattcctttattactaacaataatgataattatgatgataatgacaatgataatgataataatattaaaatgataattattatgataattttgataattcctgcaataagagcaataattaactccatgctaataattttcatactaaaaatgacaatagaaataataataatatcattattatagttatcataatgagtattattgtaaatattatttataaaattatcatcattgttattatcgttataaaaatagttataatgataaaaatgacagaaataattagcataataatcattataactgcaataatgataatgataataatgataatcatgacgataatgactataatgatgataatcacaagaataatgacaataaaaatgataatgatgataataatgttcatagagtccatttataatgaaataaaggctaaaactaataaaatcccaagtgTCGAAAAACGgtaaattctagcgtattacagccttttgagaaaaagctCGAAAAAAactgattttaacattaattcaggtaattatgatgtttttcatgataattcctttattattaacaataatgatgataattatgatgaaaaagacaatgataataatgataataaaaaagaatgataattataatgataattttgaatatTTCCTTTTGTGGCACAGGTGCATAATATAAGCATGTAACAAAGCAATAAATACATTTTACGTTATTAGTTATGAAAATAAAGGATTTATAGTTATAGTTAGTCGTACGCCCGGCAGCGTCGTCTCACTTACTTCAGGCGCCAATAATCTctttgacaaacatatatatataatatatatatatggatatatatatatatatatatatatatatatatatatatatatatatatatatatatatatatatatatatatatatatgtatatatatatatacacatacacacacacacacacacacacacacacacacacacacacacataaatgtgtgtgtatatatatatatatatatatatatatatatatatatatatatatatatatatatatatatatatatatatatatatatatatatatatatatatatatatacatatatatatatatatatatatatatatatatatatatacacaaatatatacatatatatacatatatatatacatataaatctctctctctatatatatatatatatatttatatatatatatatatatatatatatatatatatatatatatatatatatatatatataaatacatacatacatacatatatatatatatatatagatatatatatgtatgtatgtatatatatatatacatacatacatacatatatatacatacatatatatatatatatatatatatatatatatatatatatatatatatatatatatatatatatatacacacacacacacacacacacacacacacacatacactcacacacacacacacacacacacacacatatatatatatatatatatatatatatatatatatatatatatatctatctatctatctatctatctatctatatatatatatatatgcatatatatacatacacacacatatgtgtatatgtgtgtttgtgtatgtgtatatatatatatatatatatatatatatatatatatatatatatatatatatatgtatatcatatatatataaatatatatatacatatatatatatatatatatatatatatatatatatatatatatatatatatatatatatatatatatatatgtatatatatatatatatatctgtatgtgtgtgcgtgtatgcgtatgcgtgtgtgcgtctgcatatgtgtgtgtgtgtattatacatgacatatatatatatatatatatatatatatatatatatatatatatatatatatatatatatatatgtatatcaatatatatatatatatatatatatatatatatatatgtatatatatatttgtatgtatatatatatatatatatatatatatcagtatatacatatatatatatacgtatatatatacatatatatatacatatatatatatatatatataaatatacatatatatatgtatatatatacatatacatttatatacatacatatacatatatatatgtatatatatacatatatatatatatatatatgtatatatatgtatatatatatatatatatatatatatatatatatatataaacacatatatttatatatatatgtatatatatatatatatatatatatatatatatatatatatatatatatacatgtatatatatacatatatatatatatatatatatatatatatatatatatatatatatatatacatatatatatacatatatatatacatatttatatatatatatacatatttatagatatatataaatatatatatacatatatatacatatatatatttatatatatatacatatatctatatatatatatatatatatatttatacatatacacaacagacacacacgcacacgcacacgcacacgcacacgcacacgcccgcacacacacacacacacacacacacacacacacacacatatatatatatatatacatatatatatatatatatatatatatatatatatatatatatatacatacatatatatatacttatatatatatatacgtatatatatacacgtatatatatatgtatatatataagtatatatatgtacgtatttatatatatacgtatatatatactcatatatatatacgtatatatacgtatatatatatatgtatacatatacgtatatatatatgtatacatatacgtatatatacacatatatatatacatatatatatacgtatatatatacacgtatatatataaatacacacatatatatatatatatatatatatatatatatatatatatatatatatatatatatatatatatatatgtatatacgtatatatatatatatatatatatatatatatatatatatatatatatatatatatacgtatatacatatgtacatatatatttatatgtatatatatatatatgtttatttatttttatacatatatatatatatacatatatatatatatatatatatatatatatatatatatatatatatatatacgtatatatacacacaaacatatatatatatatatatatatatatatataaatatatatatatatatatatatatatgtatgtatgtacacacatatatacatacaaatatatatatatatatatatatatatatatatatatatatatatatatatatatatatatatgtatgtatgtacacacatatatacatacatatatatatatatatatatatatatatatatatatatatatatatatacatatatatatatatatatatatatatatatatatatatatatatatatatttgcacacacacgcacacacatacacacacacacacacacacacacacacacacacacacacacacacacacacacacacacacacacacacacacacacacacacacacacacacatatatatatatatatatacatatatatatatatatatatatatatatatatatatatatacctatatatatatatacatatatatatatatatatatatatatctacatatatatatatatatatatatatattatacacacacacacacacacacacacacacacacacacacacacacacacacacacacacacacacacacacatatatatatatatatatatatatatatatatatatatatatatatatatatatatatatagatagatagatagatagatagatatagatagatagatagatagatagatatagacatagatagatagatagatacacacacacacacacacacatgtatatatatatatatatatatatatatatatatatatatatatatatacatttatgtacatatatatatacatatatatacatataaatacgtatatatacatatatctacatacatatatctatatatatacatatatatagatatatatacatgtatatatacgtatatatacgtatatatacgtatatatatatatatatatatatatatatatatatatatatacatatacatatacatatatatatgtatatatatacatatatatatatatatatatatatatatatgtatatatatatatatatatacatataaatacatatacatatacgtatatatatatatatatatatatatatatatatatacatatatatatatatatatatatatatatatatatatatatatatatatatatatatacgtatatacatatgtacgtatatatatatatatatatatatatatatatatatatatatatatatatatatatatgtatatatatttatatatatacatgtatatatacgtatatatacgtatatatatgtatatatgaatatgtatatatttatatatatgtatatttgtatatatatatctatatctatatatagatagatatagatatagatataaatatagatatatatgtatatatatgtatatatatacatatatatacatatatatatagatatatatattatatatatatatatatatatatatatatatatatacgtatatacatatgtacgtatatatttatatgtatatgtatatatatataataatatatatatatatatatatatatatatatatatatatttatatacatatacatatatatatatatatatagatatagatatatatgtatatatatatatatgtatatgtacatacatatatatatatctatgtaagtttgtatatatcgatatataaatatatctatatatatatatatatatacacacatatatacatacatacatacatacatacatacatacatacatatatatatatatatatatatatatatatatatatatatatatatatatatatatatatatatatttatatatgtatatatatacatacacacacacacacacacacacacacacacacacacacacacacacacacacacacacacacacatatatatatatatatatatatatatatatatatatatatatatatatatatatatacttatatatatacatatatatatcatatatacatatatatatatatatatatatatatatatatatatatatatatatatatgtatatatatatatacgtatatatatatatacgtatatatatttatacacacacacacacacacacacacacacccacacacacacacacccacacccagacacacacacacatacacacacacacacacacacacacacatatatatatatatatatatatatatatatatatatatatatatatatatatatatatatatatatatatatatatatatatatatatatatatatatatatatatatatatatatatatatatatatatatatatatatacatatatatatacatatatatatatatacatatatatatatgtatatatatatatatatatatatatataaatatattcacatatgtatgtatatatatatatataaatatataaatatatatgtatatgtatatatgtatataagcatatatatatatatatatatatatatatgtatatatgtaagtatatatatatatatatatatatatatatatatatatatatatatatatacatatatatacaactatatatatcatcatcatcatcaccattctcgaGCTTACGCCGACGTGGGCGCAAAGCCGCGtcctccttctgcttccaccttttaggatccctcatggcaagttgccaggcagggactcggcccatctcgagctctttcCGACAGGTTCGATCGATCTActcaagccacgacctcctatgtcgtcctacaggcctcctccatccagggttgactcttacagagacaacctgatgggcaggatcagcctgtggaaagcgagccatgtggccatatagccttagttggcgatcccggattgtgcaggtaacaggtcctgtgccagtctcatggtgcagctgttgtttagacacatggtcctgccaacagtaccccatgatccggcgcaaggacctattacaaaaggcatcaagacgagactccagtgcactggataatgcccaggtttcactaccgtagagcaaaactggcattaccagtgttctgaaaacccgtagcttggttcttctgcacaggtaacggcatctccaaatactcttgtcgagagagttcatgacccctgctgccaggccaatccgtctgctgacttcatggtctgacagcccagagttatgaactgcactaccaaggtatgtaaagctctctgtgacttcaatgtcctcgccgcaagcacgtaccaactgaacaggttctcttagcaagtccccaaagtcctggatcttggtcttggtccaggagacctttagacccaagggcttcgctttatcactaaatgcatcgagggccaccgcTAAGGTTTCGAAAGActcagaattgcaacatcatcggcaaagtcaaggtctataactttaatattacccagtgttgctccacaatgactttgaatagtagctccagtccatgcaagtgttgaaaagggttggggcaagaacacagccttgcctcactcctgatctgacaggaaagaagctcgacaggcccccaccacactttacagcactttcagtaccagtatataggtttgctattagttcaataatccttgttggaattcctctcagtctcaggatctcctagaGTGATTCCTGACGCACTATATCGAACGCCAttttgaggtcaatgtaggctgcaagcaacccaagtccgaactcacggcggcactctacaatgactccaagcgctaggatacagtctattgttgacttaccaggagtgaattcgGATTGCTCTGGcttctgatgccttagtagatggactctaatacgcctcagaaggatgtgggcaagaaccttacctggtacactgagcagtgtgatgccgcggtgattgctgcaatcccattggtcccccctccccaatcagagagggatgaccacaccccagGGAATGGTACCGAACTGCcaaaatggcagccaggacaacatgcaatccccgtgccatagattcaccaccagcctttaacagttcagctcgGATGCCggaaatacccgctgctttgccactcttcagcttggagatcgcctccctaacctcacctAGGGAGGGAAGGTACTCGCTAAtgagtgggtccggcagcggaatcacggcactacccgcatacaagttaactgttggagggtcaacctgatacaactgctcaaagtactcagcccaacatatatatatatatatatatatatatatatatatatatatatatatatatatatatatatatacgcatatatatatatatatatatataaatatatatatatatatgcaaatatatatagctatatatataaacacatatatatatatatatacacaaatatatatatatatatatatatatatatatatatatatatatatatatataagcagatatatatacgcagatatatatgatagatatgtatacgcagatacatatatatgtatatatatatatatatatatatatatttatatatatttatatatatatatatatacatataaatatacataaatacatttaaacataaatacatataaatataaatataaatttatatatatatacatatatatatacatatacatacatatatatatatatatatatatatatatatatatttatatatatatatatatatatatatgaatatatatatatatgaatatatatatatatatatatatatgtgtgtgtgtgtgtgtgtgtgtgtgtgtatatttatatatatatatatatatatatatatatatatatatatatatatatatatatatatatatgtgtgtgtgtgtgtgtgtgtgtgtgtgtgtgtgtgtgtgtgtgtgtatttatatatatatatatatatatatatatagatatatatatatatatatatatatatatatatatatatatatacatatgtatatatatacatacttatgtatctatatatatacatatatatatatatatatatatatatatatataaatatatatatatatatatatgtaaatatttatatatatatacatatatatatatatatatatatatatatatatatatatatatatatatatatatgtatatatatatacatatatacatatatatatgaatatatatgtatatatatatatatatatatatatatatatatatatacatatatatatatatacatatatacatatatacatatatatatatatacatatatacatatatatatatatatatgtaaatatatatatatatatatatatatatatatgtatatatataaatgtatatatatatacatatatatatatatatatatatgtatatatatatatatatgtatatatgtatatatatatatatatatatatatatatatatatatatatatatatatatatatatatacgtatatatatatatatatatatatatatatatatatatatatatatatatatatatatatatatatatatgtatatgtatatgtgtatatatatatatatatatatatatatatatatatatatatatgtatgtatgtatatatacatatatatatataaatatatatatatatatatatatatatatatatatatatatatatatatatatatatatatatatatatatatatatacgtaaatatatatatacgtaaatatatatataggtatgtatatatatatatatatatatatatatatatatatatatatatatatatatatatatatatatatatatgcttatatatatttatatatatatatatatatatatatgtatatatatacagtttatatttacctatatatattatacagacatgtatttatatatatatatatatatatatatatatatatatatatatatatatacatgtatatgtatatatatata
The sequence above is a segment of the Penaeus vannamei isolate JL-2024 chromosome 31, ASM4276789v1, whole genome shotgun sequence genome. Coding sequences within it:
- the LOC138867655 gene encoding uncharacterized protein; translation: MSPINLYAGSAVIPLPDPLISEYLPSLGEVREAISKLKSGKAAGISGIRAELLKAGGESMARGLHVVLAAILAVRVPGKVLAHILLRRIRVHLLRHQKPEQSEFTPGKSTIDCILALGVIVECRREFGLGLLAAYIDLKMAFDIVRQESL